The nucleotide sequence CGATACCGcatggggacacaaatatgccgtagaagttaaagttagaacaaaatctcaaagtttctcaaaatcagttgataacttcttacttccaggttcaattcaatgtatttaattaaaatcattagccatacaaaacttcattattcttatacttactgatagtgtttcgcatcaaatttagtctaattatacatatggataaacgaataacttaataagcagaaatcctgaaacaaagctttttatttcacatagtaataaagagaagtcttaggcgtacttgatattacatggaaaacctTAGTAGCAatgtctgatataaataaaatacacgcaaaTCGGTGatgttttaccccaaatatatatgagagacgttgaaggggaaggcgaaggttgaaatctcaaactctctattgtctgaagggaacttcgacacaaagaccagtcaagtatagtatctccagcctataggggTTTAAGCTGCTGATTTTGAGTTGGAGAATGATAGTTGAAACATTAAATGATTTTTGCCTCACCTCTGAATTTGTCTAGCTCATAACTggaatcatttacgaatcattggtacacgaatcatttaggcaaggtagccagaggaaaattttatatacgagatatttggtctcaccagctttacgttttaacaaaggacattctacatagttggtcagctagtctaagacatagtcaccttagcgattggacccatttcattgttcaagatactaaaggcgaaGGCACTTCCCCGGGTCATATAATCGTATCCTGACAGTCAGCCGGAACCGGATGTCTGAAGGATCTCACGGTCAGACAAAGTTCACGCTACACAATGTTGCCAATGGTATTACGGAGTTTATGATTAAGTATATGTCACTCTTGTTCAGTGAATTTATTCCTAAATATAAAGATATTCACGGCCGAGCTACTTGTAAAATCGTTTTCTTTATATCCGACAAAAAATATGAAGTTATTGTAATGGGAGATACTTTTGCAGTAACAATACCTATGCGCCGATAACCTCAATGACACTGAACTTATTGTTTATGTCGTATAGAAAGTAAACAGGAAGTAAAAGTTAGCAAATTGAAACGTCTTAACTAAATTGTTAACAAGTTAACAATGAAAGGTACATTGTCGATATAAGTTATTGTAAGAAAGCTTTCCTGGTGAATTCTTATAGAGCTAGTGCTGGTTCTTTAACAACGAGAAATATGACAACTTCTGAATCTGACATATACCTTACTCTTTCAACGGTCAGAGATACGAATGCTGCAGAGGAAACTGCGAGGTATTCAACTATAAAAAAGATGCCGTGTTGCAGTGGGTGTTGCGGAGGGAACGGATATACACGAAATTGCACGGTCTATGTTATCGTTATAGTTGCGGCTATTCTAACTGTAGGAAGTGGCATATCTATGTTTCTGGTTGGAAGTAGAACGGCCAAAATTGAATGTAATCTGGTCTTACCAAATGATTACGCTATCAACGGAAGACATGGATATGAACAGGAAAACAAATTGGATTCTAAAATTCCTACAAAACCTTCAACCCCATCGCAGACGACAAAATCTGCAGGAACAGTGAAAACAACACGAACATTATCATCAACTTtggaaacaacaacaaaacgaaCTCCTGAAACAGCAGCGAAACAAAATGATACGCTTAAAGGTCAGTCTATCTTAGCAGGAAATGGTAGTATTTTTAGGAAGATTAAAGTTtgcattaaagaaaattttcaactTCGTCcaaaaaatattattgaaagttCATAaactttcaataatattttttttggacGAAATTGTAAGGTTTCTTAAATGATACGCTGCAACTGCATACTATGGTTTGGCTTTGGTTCTTCAGTGTAGGTTTTTGCATGCACTAGGTATAATTTGgcagaaattttctttgatgtagtaCGAAATGTTAACACAGATAATAGAACGTCGATGAATCGAACTACTTTTAGAAAACAATTTACCGGGCAGTTGtgttaatgtaaaataattttatcttataCAGCCGTTCCAGCAATCACAACTGTTTTCACCCGATGGGGAAGATCTGTATGCACAAGTGATTCCAACATGTTATACTCcggtaatattttattatttaaaaaaacgatAATGCTGTTTCGTTAggataaatataattgttttaaagattATAAAACATGTCCGCCGTGCAACGATGTAGTTATAGTTTGAAAGGGCGATAGACATTTCTTAAACATGTTAAGATAACTTTGTATGGAAACATGGCTAAcgaaaatgttttattcaatttcaacAATTTAAGTGACCTTTTGTTTTTCTCATCTAAGTCATTTACTTCACTGcgacatatttcatcattttcgCAACTGTGTATCTGTCCTTTTATCCCAGGTTACACAGCTGGTATTCACACGACATCGCTTAGCGGAACATCAAGTATCCTATGTCTACCAAGGAACCCGGAGTATGCAAAAGCCCATTCTCTGAGCTATATAAACAGTGAAATGTATAGTGTTGAATTTGCGGCTTTTACAGAAGACTTGCTGGCAATATTTGGTAACTCAAGCATAAAAGAACATGTCCTCCCGTGTGCGGTATGCGAGGTCGTTGGGCGTGGAACAAGTACAATGTTTCCTGCACTAACAAAATGTTTTCAAGGATGGACATTTGAGTATTCTGGATATCTCATGTCAGCTCCAATTAACCGAAAAATAAACATTGATACAAAATGCATTGACAGTGACCCAGAAGCTCTAGATATAGAAGTTTCAAGGTATCTGCACTATGAAGCTGAATTTGCTTTTATATCAAGTAAAGGAAAGCTGCCGGCACCACCATATGTTGTAAAAAGAGCACTTACTTGTGTTGTCTGCaccaaataatttttttcagaagtaaGCCAATTTATTCGGATACTGTTGTTACCAAGTGATTAACATTAACTTCTTATGCTTTGTTCCCGGTCAATCCAGTGGTTTGACTGTTCTCAGTCATTCTTGTGTCATGATTATGAGGCTAAAGTTTTTCATCAGAAATTGAAGAGACCAGAGATCGAACGAAAAACTCAAATACTTATGTTgcatgacaaaaaataaaaacttctttcttttttctttttttataatcaCAACAGCGGACATTCAGTGTCTTGAGTTGTGTTAGCTGAAAAAGAATACCCCTATCTATGTCCTAGTATTGTAATAGATTGACTGATTCCTAGGAATCATTGAGTTCTGTATACGCGGCTTGTGATCCATGGGTCGCCGACTGGTTCTACATTTTGATCCTGTATTTGACTTTCCAATCCTAATGGAAATCGAAGTTATGTATGAGAGTTTTGCTTCTCTTGTCCACCTTTATCCTATCAATGTTGAAGGTTATGCTTTGACTGGttattgaatttcatttttcagagtgtCTAAGCTCTTATTTCGTCTTCTATTCGTAAGGGTTAAGATTTTGGCCGTACATTTCTGAACCGTCCGCGAGATTGTAGTGTTCCCGTTGGACCTATTACTGATACacaattatttttgttgataGACATTCCTTTTATCAGTATTTTCTATTAGGGGATATTAAATATCTGCCGAGGTCGGGCCGATAtaattcctatttgcagccgaaattgaagccgatatcgggccgttatagacgaCGACGTcagtttgatatcgggccgatatagaatgctggctgggtaTTCACCAAAGGGTAAGAACATAAATGACATGTAACACATATTGTAActcgaccagcaaataacctacatacatgtagagcaaaatctatctcgggtttttctgcaata is from Mercenaria mercenaria strain notata unplaced genomic scaffold, MADL_Memer_1 contig_5025, whole genome shotgun sequence and encodes:
- the LOC123534605 gene encoding uncharacterized protein LOC123534605, yielding MTTSESDIYLTLSTVRDTNAAEETARYSTIKKMPCCSGCCGGNGYTRNCTVYVIVIVAAILTVGSGISMFLVGSRTAKIECNLVLPNDYAINGRHGYEQENKLDSKIPTKPSTPSQTTKSAGTVKTTRTLSSTLETTTKRTPETAAKQNDTLKAVPAITTVFTRWGRSVCTSDSNMLYSGYTAGIHTTSLSGTSSILCLPRNPEYAKAHSLSYINSEMYSVEFAAFTEDLLAIFGNSSIKEHVLPCAVCEVVGRGTSTMFPALTKCFQGWTFEYSGYLMSAPINRKINIDTKCIDSDPEALDIEVSRYLHYEAEFAFISSKGKLPAPPYVVKRALTCVVCTK